The Bos indicus x Bos taurus breed Angus x Brahman F1 hybrid chromosome 3, Bos_hybrid_MaternalHap_v2.0, whole genome shotgun sequence genome segment CTGCGGGGAACGCGGGCTGGGGGGCGACCCCTTTTTTCGTTGGGGAGTCCCCGCCCCTTCTGGGGTTTCCCGTCGGTCGGAGCGGCAGGTCGCGAAAGCGGGGCCCATAGCCAGCGAGGAACCTCGCGTTTCTGGTCTCAGTGGAAAACGTCTAGAGTCTTGCTAATTGCAGCCTTCGAAATAAACCCTAGAATTGCAATATAAGGGGTATATTTTTTTTCGGGAGGGGTAGAGGTGGTGCTTGTGCGTACCAGCGTAGGGTCCTTTCGGTAGGTTGTAACGGCGTGAGGAGTGGGAATCCGAGATCTTTACGTACTTTTTAGAAAATATCTTTCCATAAAATtggtgggggggcagggaggaggaaaaagagtcACTACTATCATCCCACAGATAACTTGAAGTTTCCTAGGGCCTACTCTTTAAGgacttaaggaaaaaacaaaatcaaagttaAAAAGCTGTCTCGCAGAAGCACACATTTCGAATGGGCTTTTATGTCTTGGTTGGAAAAGTGGGtttgcccctcctcccccactttTATACCTGTTCTATCCCTAGTAATTTTCTCGCCAGTTTTGGGGAGTCCCGGATGTCACTTTTTTgcagcctctccttcccctgtgGTGTAATAACGGTCTCTTATATTTGAATAGccctttacagtttacaaagcactCTTCGAGTTTGTTATTTACTTTACTACTTCCGACCAACTTGTAAGGTGGATGGTATTGTTTTAGAATCCAAATTAGCAAACGGAGTCTCAGGGCAGTGAAGTTACTTACTCAAGTGGAAAAACTGGTTTTCTGACACCAAATCTAGTGGCCCTTTCCTCCACTCAGCTAGACTAGGAGTCTCAGACTGAATGCAGGCACAGCCCTGCCCCACCTGTGACTGACCCCAGGCAGTCATGCTAACCTTCTAGGCCTTGACTTCTTCCGCTCTAAACAGATTATGATGCCTTCCTTTGCTTCCTGAAATACCATGTCATGTTCAAATAGAGAAGGTGGCATTCCTAGTtgataacatttatttctcaaaatatctCAAACATATTTTTACATTGAGAATGGAGGGCCAAGGTTTCCTGCCTCCCTTCTAGGTTTAAGTACATTTAGGCCCACACCAGAAAGTTTTGTGCTCCAACTCTGACGGGATAGAGGATCCAGCATCTGCCCTTCCACGACTGGGGAGAAGTTACAGAAATTCTACCAGGGTGGCAGGGGAAAATAACATTTAGTCAAGGATGTGTTGTTCTGGGTGATACTGATATTAGAACAAAGAACATCTGAAAGCTGGGCTGTCTGAGAAGGAGCTTTCTAATGTTTCTTCATCAAAGGTAACAACGTATTTTTGAGTTATGGTGACAACCAAAGATAAGGGGGtttcaaagtgaaagagggaaTAAAACAATTGCCTTTCTTCTCCCTGCCATTTTAGGGCTTATTTAAATCCTTTCTCAGTAACCTCGGTGTCTCCTTACTGCATAAATATATGCCCTGATGTTGAGGGTCCTTTTCACAAGTGTCAGAAACAAGTTTCACATGGGACTTTTTTCAAAGCTTTATTTcttatgcaattaaaaaaatttttttttaattagtgggacatccctggtggtccagtgggcaagactctgtactcccaatgcaagagacccaggttcaatccctggtcagagaactagataccacatgctgcaactaagacccagtgcagctaaataaataaatatatattaaaaaaattttttattagtgATTTGAAGCAGGCATTGAATGTCTTAGcccaagtttaaattttaaaaaattaacttaagaTATCAGACTTTGTGTTTCgattttgggggagaatgaaaagGATCTATATAAGGGGATTGGTGGTTTTAATATTCATGTTTCCAGAGTGTCAGGATCCAGGTCTTTTTGCTAAACAAACTGAAGAATCATTCATATTCTCTCTCCTAGGTAACAGAATTGGTCCTTGATAATTGCCTCTGTGTCAATGGGGAAATTGAGGGCCTgaatgatacttttaaaaaactagagttTCTGAGTATGGCTAATGTGGAACTAAGTTCACTGGCCCGGCTGCCCAGCTTAAATAAACTTCGGAAGGTAAGTTGGCATTAGGCATGAGAGTATCATGATTTTGATGGCAAGGGCTATTACGCACATTTTTTCCCACATGAAATGATGATTCTGCCTTTTAATTAGAAGCCTCTATGTTTCTAGAGGTAAGAAAATGGGTTGTTTAGCATTTTGAAATCCACCGTAATATTGCTTTGGTTGTGGAAATTTAATAATGAAATCACTTTATGACATGAATTTAACACCTACcaaatgtttttctctgaagCGTAAAATACAACTATTATACAACTGCAACCAAACCTGGTTAGAAGTCTGTAGagattctaatattttatttggcaATCATAGATGGGAATTTGGAAATTAAAGACTTCTGAAAGTCTTTCTTGAAGGCAAAGAGAATGacagttgttttcttctttaaattgataatattttagaaatgtttaatgTGTCCTAAGCCTTTgccattctttgttttcttctcatgtTGAATATATAGTTGGAACTTAGTGACAATATAATTTCTGGAGGCTTGGAAGTCCTGGCAGAGAAATGCCCAAATCTTACCTACCTCAATTTGAGTGGAAACAAAATCAAAGATCTCAGTACAGTAGAAGCTTTGGTAAGTGGAAAGGTTTGTCTCGGGACTTGCTTTTTTTTGGTTGAATTTTCTGATATTTGTTTGAGTTTTATCCTATTGACTTGTAATTCACTCTTGTGAAACTTTTGAGTTTATTATATGTTGTGATTTATCTGAATATTATAAAACATTCAGATAAATGTTTAAATCAgtaggaaatttattttatcatcaaCTTCAGGAGTTGAATATCTGGTTGTAAAATTTCCAGTATTTTCTTAAATTCTGTTCCTtctttcttgattattttttgaGTTATTTCATTATTTGCTCCTAGTTTCCTGGtatgagggaaggaaaggagaagaagtgaaactctgaaaacttagcaaaaaaaaaaaagcttggggGAGGTTGAAATTGTTGAAAATAAAGTTGATTGTGGATTTAAACTAACCATGTTATTGTTGTTGCCTCTTTATGCACAGATTCAGTCAACAAAGTATATTGAGTGCCACTGCAGGCAAAGCACTAAGCCAGGTGCTAGAGATAGCAGTGAACGAAAGAGAGTTCCTGCTCTTGTGGTGTTTACCTGCGAGGGCCTATTAGAATTAACTGTGCTCGATATAATAACCCTTCATTAGAAAATTCTAAacatctggaattctcttgacttCAAGTTCTATACATTTTCTGGTTCATGAATTAAAAAGGAATAACATGAGATTTTAAATCGTGAatgtaattttttactttttacctttctagcaaaatcttaaaaatttgaaGAGTCTTGACTTGTTTAACTGTGAGATCACAAACCTGGAAGATTACAGAGAAAGTATTTTTGAACTGCTGCAGCAAATCACATACTTAGATGGATTTGACCAGGAGGATAATGAAGCACCAGACTCAGAAGAGGAGGATGATGAGGGTAATCATTCTTAATACTATAAATGTGTCACAATTATAGCCTCTACCCTAGCTAGTAAATTAGATTGGACTTGGGTATTTAAGTGTGGGGAATAAAATATGTAAGACAAGAAAAACTTAAAACCCACAGCCCTAGTCCTGTATTTGTTCAGATTTCTGATTGCTTTGGGGAATTTAATGGTTATTATAATATTAAGCTccatgaaattttatatttatgtaaaccTCACCACTACTCAGTAAAATGgtaactttttttgggggggggtaacttttaaaatagtattaaaaacaaaccaaaaaccattCATCACATAATTA includes the following:
- the ANP32E gene encoding acidic leucine-rich nuclear phosphoprotein 32 family member E isoform X1, with the translated sequence MEMKKRINLELRDRAPEEVTELVLDNCLCVNGEIEGLNDTFKKLEFLSMANVELSSLARLPSLNKLRKLELSDNIISGGLEVLAEKCPNLTYLNLSGNKIKDLSTVEALQNLKNLKSLDLFNCEITNLEDYRESIFELLQQITYLDGFDQEDNEAPDSEEEDDEDGDEDDEEEEEDEAGPPEGYEEEEEEEEEDEDEDEAGSELGEGEEEVGLSYLMKEEIQDEEDDDDYVEEGEEEEEEEEEEGLRGEKRKRDAEDDGEEEDD
- the ANP32E gene encoding acidic leucine-rich nuclear phosphoprotein 32 family member E isoform X2, which codes for MEMKKRINLELRDRAPEEVTELVLDNCLCVNGEIEGLNDTFKKLEFLSMANVELSSLARLPSLNKLRKLELSDNIISGGLEVLAEKCPNLTYLNLSGNKIKDLSTVEALMEMKMMKRKKKMKLVHLKDMRKRRKKKRRMRMKMKQAQNWEREKRRWASHT